In Pyrus communis chromosome 15, drPyrComm1.1, whole genome shotgun sequence, the genomic stretch ATACAAGTACGAACGAGGCGTAGAAAATTTTGGTGAGCCTGATAATTAAACAGTTATTACCATACTTGACTGAGATCTTGTAAAATAAGCATCTGCAGAATCGGGGCCATCTCTGGGTCATACATCGAACACATAACAGAGATTGTAATACTTATGTCCGTACGAAGTTCAGATCGTTGGAAACATTTTATTTGAACAAAATATTCATGGTCCTGACTCCATTTTTATTGAATACATGTATCAAATCacacaaaaacagaaaaattaaagcACTGCTTCTTCCCCGGCCCGAGGCCTAGCTCGTCTCTGGCATCGACTATAGCTGCCAGTGTGGCCATGGCACGGCGAAGAACTTCATCAACCCCTGTTTGCAGTGAGACCTTTTGGCTCCCTGACCGCAAGCAAAGTAGTGTGGCCGCCACTGGTTCAGCACAAACTTGAACCCCTGGCCGCCTCCCTGCGTAGCTTTTGCCACCAGCTTTGCCCTACGGAAATCACATGTTATGTAGCTCCACAGGTCCGGCAGCAAGTACACGTCATGAGCGCCGGCGTTGCTTGGTGGACTGTACTTGAAAACTGCACATCAAAAAAATGGGAAATATAAGATACACATTGTGAATAGTTGGAATTTCCTCTAACGCGAGATAATTGCGGGATGTAAGTAACTGGTTGATCGGCACAATACATCGGGTTGACTTACCCAGCGTGTCCTTGATGTAAAATGGGCCATTTTTGAGAGTCCAGTCAGTGTAGTTGAAGCCGAAACGCCAACCTTGAGAGCCTCCTACAACGACAGTTTTGGCTTGGCAAACAGCCAACAAAGAGACAGCTACGACAATCAAAACAAGCCCTTGCGAAGAGAAACGGAAACCCAtcttcaaattcttgaagagGGAGATTAGAGAAATGTTATTAAGGTGGAATTAGTGACTAATGAGATTGAGGTGATGGAGGGTTTGAGCAGATTGGTGGGTTTATATAGTACATTTTGGTCACATGTTATGAAGCAAATCGGCTGGAAATCGCCTTCTTTTCTCACTAGAGTTGGGTATAAAGTGGCAAAAAAGGTGTAGAGATTTTGAGGGAGTTCTAAATTAACATTTTTGTTGATATAAAATGTAAGATTTGTCAACTATTTTACGATGGCTTTTGGTTTTCTCCTCATGCCAAtgtcgtttttcaaccatttagAATTAGGATGGGAAAGCTAAGAGAGGGGAAGCCTGGAAGGTGTCAAAATGTTGACGAGTGGGATTGTGGTTAGAATTTTGGCGAAACTCCACTTAGAGGGAGAAAAACATGTTTATGGGTATGATTAGGGAGGGATGGCCTCTAGAAACAACTAAACGTGGGTTGGTGCGTGGCGGACCACCATTAACCTAGAGAATTCAATGGAAAAGTAACTtgcaaaaaaattgtaattcaGTTAGTTAAGGACACTCTATTTATTACCGTTTGtttctaacaaaaaaataaataaaataaaaagtaatctTTGTTGTAAAAGTTGTGGGGTGAATGCCCACATGCTTTCGGCAAAAGGTGAGAAGAATGATGTATTTGTTGTTGTGTGATGTTTTCAAAAGTGACAATCATTTCATCTTTGTAAGTTTTAACGGGAGTGGCTTTATTTAAAGCTCAGTTTCGCAATCCTCGTTTTCGTTGGCCAATAcgtttaaaggaaaactaacaaaaagggtttgaaaacttttagttttaacgataaggacgaaataaagggtaaagtgaatagtaccataattaactttttagtgtaaaaacgtggtttttcgttaaaataaacagtaccgcggacttttcattaaaacccCCCTACGTTTAATCCCCTCCAATGCGATGCAAGAACCCGCCAAGATAAGAATGTGAAGTCGAAAACAATCTTGAGTCCGGAAGAGCAGGGGGAGGCGGAGCACCGAGCATTTGCCTCGGCATTGGCAAGTGCGAAAGAGGCTACGGTGGTTGAGTTTTATTCACCCAAATGCAGGCTGTGCAATTCTTTGCTTGATTCTGTTGTGGAGGGTGAGAGTAGAAACTCGGAGTGGCTGAACATTGTCATGGCAGATGCAGAGAACGCGAAATGGCTTCCCGAGGTACCCTTCATCCTCAGCGTTTTGCTCCATATACATGTTATATGCTTGAATTTTTCGACTTTGTAATATGAAAACACACTGGTTTTTGTTACTTTGAAGCTTGTAGTGTCAAGGAAATGCTATGAAAATTACATAACCGATTAGGGTTTGAAACCGCGCTTGAATACACGTTGAAGCTAATAGATTGTCTGACAGTTTTTCCGTCGCTGCAGGAAATGCAAATGCAGCGCCTCCTTTACGTCATCAGATATGTGCCTTGCTTTGTTATAGTGGACAAGAAGGGGAGGGCACCGGCAAAGACGGGGATTCCGAGCAGTCGACTGCACGTAATAGCAGGCCTCTCTCATCTTCTCAACATGAAGCTTCCTCACAAACCTAATAGCTAGAGTTCAGAGCACAAATGCTGTTCCATGTTTTTgtgattattttgttttttctcaTGCAACTAAGTGTCTGTATAGGCAGAAAGCTGATTAGATTCTGGATGCTTTGATTGCTCATGGTCAAGCTAATGCACCTTCTTAgtgtaaaaactaaaaacttgtGTTTTCCACAAAATTTTATGCAATTGTCAAGATTTCGTGTAATCTTTTGCATTCTCaataatgttttaaaagacGAAGGCTTAAGCAAGACGTTTCATAATAGCCTTGTTTAGGCAGAAGCCTTGAGGTAACAACATGCTCTTAAGAAATGTCTTATTTTAAGTCTTTTGAGATTTGTAagataatattaaaaacaaaaagtttaaCAGAAAAGAATATGCTAAGGTAATAACTGTTAGCAAAAGTGACTCAGTTTAAAGTGACAAAACTCGCAACAAAGTTGCAGATTTCGactaatttttttcagatttcagcaactttaaaaaaaaatagaagccCAATTGAACTCCTCATGCCCGCCTTGACTGCGTTTTGGCAAGTTTAAACCTACTCTTGCTAGGCAAAGGCATATTCATGGTCGCCCCGCCTTGAAGGCCGCCTAGGCGCATCTTAAGGTGGGTTTATAAAATACTGATTcacatgaaggaaaatgttACAAGtccttaaaataaatatataaaaacagtCGGGAAAAttccaccaaaaaaataaaaaaaaagtacaaattttgttgaaatttgcAAAATCAATAGTTTTGTGAAAAATGCTAATGTTGAGATTTCTTTAAAATGTGTTTGCCTgaattttaagaaaatatatgatatatgtataAATTCGTGAAAACCAATTAGAAAAGGGAGCTATAAGATATGGAGTTATATGAACATAAATTTGGTCTTGACATTTTACAATCACCCGTCGAGCAGTTGTTGTAAAACATTCCTGGCCTCGGTGAGAGGACTTGTGTAGTGAACTTCTCTGGCCCATACATGTTGCAAGGAATGCACAGACGCCTCCGTTTCCAAAACGTTGGCCGTCTTCAACCGCTCGATTGCATTCGAATCCATCATCCTCCCCACAATCGTCTGCAAAGTCGAAGTAGAAGTATCGTAAGCAGTTGATAATTGAGCAATTTAGTGAAGAGTTACTGCGTGACCAGTTCCCAACTCACCCAAATTTTGCTGAAGCAAGCGTGAAAGATTATGAACTTTAAGAGGTTTTCGTCGTAGCTGCTGAGGGCGTTTTCTGAACTCACAGAGACAGTGAGATCTTGATAGGAAGACTCAAACATTGATCCGAAGTTCTTCACTGTAATTCGGTCATGGTTATTTAAAATTCTATCAAGATGGTAGATGGTGGCACTAGATGCATTGTTGTTTTTTCTCATCCACTTGAAGGTCCAGCCACTGGCATCGAAAGCCGACACTGGGAATTCTTCATACAGCCTTAGCAAGGTTGCTGCTCTTTCGGAATTAGCCCAGCAACAACATAGGGATGAGCCGTCGTCTACACGTAACAATAGAGAAGCCGAATCATAAACTAGAAAAAGGAAACAAGATACGCCCAAAAGAAGTACAAGGATAGCAAATCGAAATCTTGTTCATCCATTCATGTAGGACGGAGTGTTAAACTTTAAAATGCCGAAAATGCTGTATATGATCATCTTTCTGAAGAAATAAACAGATTACCCAAAACAAAACCAGCAAGCGGGATGTTGACAAGATATGGCCTGAAGTGATCTGTAGGCTGATCATTGACATTTCTAATTTTCCTCTCCAAAACCACGATGTGGATAGCAACAACCTGTTCGATGGCCAATGTTGATACACAAGAATAAGCTTCATCCGTCCAGGAACTCGATTGTGAAAAGCAGAAAAGGAGATACAAGATTCAATCGTAAAGAGAAACAAGACAATATAAGACTTACCCTGCAATGAAACTGCATTGGCTTGGAATCCAAGCACCGTGCGAACTCTGAAATCAAACCGGAAGAAACAATGTCTAGAGGCCCATCATTCTGAACGTATGAAGCAGGACTGGAGCGCTTGTCACTGCACGATTCATTGACTACCCTTTCTGAATTTTTGTTAAAGCATACTGCCCTTATGGAATTGATTACAATAAATGATGCAGATGTCAACATCCATCTATTTTGCCCCCTGGAAATCAAAGAATAGACATCAAGCCGTCAAACTAATATATAGCAGTGCAACATTAAATAAGTGAACtgataattaattatgtttgaaaaGACTAATTAGATTGCATACCGCAATTCAAGAACCCGGTGAAACGTTGCATCCACACCAGGTCCGAACCCGACAGGAAAGGAATGTTTACTCCAAGAACCAGATAGCCTTACCTATTTGattaaaatgatgaaatgaGATAGGCACactattttatcttattttaataAGAAGTTAACAACTAGGAGAAGAGAATTACAATCTGATGGTCCACCAAAACATGAATACAGCTGCTTGTAGCTCTCTGAAATAATCTCAGCTGCAGAGGATCACCAATGTTCTGATAGTTCAAAAATGAATCGACCGAATTCTCTTCAACACTATGAACAGCAAGCACTTGCCCACACAAAGATGATAGATTTCCCTGAGGAAATAGGCAGTTCAAATCAAGTGACAGCAGAGGCAGAGTCATTAAAATCTCTTCAGGTGTCACGACTGGTTTGATCAGGCCCTCTTCCAATTCGGTCAGGATTACCTCTCCAAAACCGATTTCATTTTCAGGGAGACAGAGAGATATATCTGGAACATTTCCAGGGGACATCTGAAGAAGTACTTCATCACGGTCTGCAGCCACCTCATCATTTATCAGTGAATTATCTAATGGAAGATTTTTTGATGAACTATTTTGACAGTTCTCATCAGGAGTAAATGAAAGGCTCCACAGATGGGTCTTGGATGGgatacgaatataatcactgctGGAAAAGCTAGAATCCCTGAGATTACAAAAGGAATCTTCTCCATCATGCTTTGCAATATAATAACAACCAATCTGCAACAACTGAAatgtaagaaaataaaaattagtacaAGTTATTTTACGAAATTATTTACTCAAGCATCTACTAGCCAGGAAAAGGAGAAATCTGGCGTACCTGATACTTATAAAAACTTTCAGATGTAAACTCCAGCAATACCTTCTGTCCACTTTGTCTGGAAAAGCCACCATTACTTGATTTGGCACTTGTGCAATGCAAGATAACTGAACCTAGACTCTGACTGTTAACTCCACTAATCCTAGCTGAACAAGATATCTCACGAGAACTCAAGTCACAATATCTCTGTTTCTCACTAGATTCCATGTAAATAGAACAAGAACTCAGTTCTCTGGTTGGCTCACTGGAAGTGCCTATTATACTGGAAGTTGAACCCCTGCTTGATGAGTGATCAACCTTCCGTCTCTTGGGAGAAGGTTCCATGGAATTCTTCGGATCATCTCCTACAACCTCAGTTGGATATGAAATTTGATCACTtccagaaaaaaataatttccaaGGCAAGATTATGGCCTCCACAAACATACTTGAAGGGTTCGCTATCACCAAATCACCTGAAAACTGTTAAAATTCATATAAATCGATAACTAATAAGTAGAGTGAAAACAGAAAGCATTTCCACGTCTACTATTAAGGTCCCACTCTTCCATTTTGGGGTTTGTGAAAACACACATGGAGCTCCTAGACGCAGCTTTAAAAACATtacagaaattatttaaaaagcCAAATTTGGAATATACCTTCTGTAGAACCGGAAATTTGTGGGTAACCAAAAGCAGGTCAAACGTTTCACTTTCAAGTCTCTTCACATCTTCTCCAAGTCCAGTACAAGGATAAAAGGGAAGATTTCTGCACATAGAATTCCTCAGGCGAAAGTAAACATAAACTGTTAAGTTCATCTTTCTTGTCAATGGTATCAGATGAAAGATGTTTCTGCATGAAAATAAATCACCGTCAAGCAATCCTGTACAATCCTCAGACCGGGGCATTCCTTCAATAACAAGACTG encodes the following:
- the LOC137718118 gene encoding uncharacterized protein translates to MPTCFRQKGEAEHRAFASALASAKEATVVEFYSPKCRLCNSLLDSVVEGESRNSEWLNIVMADAENAKWLPERLLYVIRYVPCFVIVDKKGRAPAKTGIPSSRLHVIAGLSHLLNMKLPHKPNS
- the LOC137718629 gene encoding CST complex subunit CTC1, which codes for MENVRILTVAELLARGRPLTATSSISPNSNQKSKLPTRSVPTHSNPSPNPNPRPKFLTPLDHFAVIVGTLALPTTTTASDSPCSYNTCFQFSDGSAASICCDILDFDARIIGKKINVLAWNFIPLKRSGGFLEIIRWSFQDSNGGLRPCSSNFMYVPLAIGSSTGRGDGSRARHGIFGTLDSVSPLSTVPCTAGENNSNTNKALDSSHSSNFRGFLHQFMVCECEFCSSKESVLALKDSVRGKDTHSFTKPMFVYCSGSASCWHPVFTKLVGNVVALSGLKKKMVFIGKKESKLMYVTTETSALHLLRLSKNWLPKCTADTKGKGECGTYRGLVKGVYMHGMVVELDNEVWLLLTDQLLTPPHSLRAGALVTVRNTHFVNPRFSWTRMLILGACFKTSVTVESFSPLETGCHVLLHSQSSLEKFVESLAFSARLWVLLVATCFRKKFAGILSEKEILGTKYKEGLVQTYASSHFPSSMHKTRHGVFTELCNHDSCVCSCEPYIGNLNLVVPLCIFICRCEALWMTAVQLESNCGNLHDNKKYSLQFCEGTSHVQSVRKIFSSEDLGVTLIGSLKTSPSSGRLQLVDATGSIDVLVPDLPSTQDASRIYKVVDYSLVIEGMPRSEDCTGLLDGDLFSCRNIFHLIPLTRKMNLTVYVYFRLRNSMCRNLPFYPCTGLGEDVKRLESETFDLLLVTHKFPVLQKFSGDLVIANPSSMFVEAIILPWKLFFSGSDQISYPTEVVGDDPKNSMEPSPKRRKVDHSSSRGSTSSIIGTSSEPTRELSSCSIYMESSEKQRYCDLSSREISCSARISGVNSQSLGSVILHCTSAKSSNGGFSRQSGQKVLLEFTSESFYKYQLLQIGCYYIAKHDGEDSFCNLRDSSFSSSDYIRIPSKTHLWSLSFTPDENCQNSSSKNLPLDNSLINDEVAADRDEVLLQMSPGNVPDISLCLPENEIGFGEVILTELEEGLIKPVVTPEEILMTLPLLSLDLNCLFPQGNLSSLCGQVLAVHSVEENSVDSFLNYQNIGDPLQLRLFQRATSSCIHVLVDHQIVRLSGSWSKHSFPVGFGPGVDATFHRVLELRGQNRWMLTSASFIVINSIRAVCFNKNSERVVNESCSDKRSSPASYVQNDGPLDIVSSGLISEFARCLDSKPMQFHCRVVAIHIVVLERKIRNVNDQPTDHFRPYLVNIPLAGFVLDDGSSLCCCWANSERAATLLRLYEEFPVSAFDASGWTFKWMRKNNNASSATIYHLDRILNNHDRITVKNFGSMFESSYQDLTVSVSSENALSSYDENLLKFIIFHACFSKIWTIVGRMMDSNAIERLKTANVLETEASVHSLQHVWAREVHYTSPLTEARNVLQQLLDG
- the LOC137717456 gene encoding uncharacterized protein, whose translation is MGFRFSSQGLVLIVVAVSLLAVCQAKTVVVGGSQGWRFGFNYTDWTLKNGPFYIKDTLVFKYSPPSNAGAHDVYLLPDLWSYITCDFRRAKLVAKATQGGGQGFKFVLNQWRPHYFACGQGAKRSHCKQGLMKFFAVPWPHWQL